The following proteins are co-located in the Fusobacteria bacterium ZRK30 genome:
- a CDS encoding DMT family transporter codes for MERKGCFFALLAGVIWATMGGLGVVLGSLGLTPYEIAFNRLFFGFLLTAIFLCKKGKEKLKIDKKGFVYILIIGVITQACTNIFYYNAVNISGSIVATLLICTGPLFTMIFSSFVFKEKLTKFNLISLAVTLIGCIFVIVNGDIKKVNFDVVGIGFGILSGITYGLFPIFSKKLEGKYDSEVITSYAFGIGAIVVFAFCDFGNLVSEYSDNHIIATSLLLGLLPTGIAFFLFLKAINYIPVVKASIISLVEIPTTAIIGTLFLNEVITVSGAVGMFLVLGGICISKFK; via the coding sequence ATGGAAAGAAAAGGCTGTTTTTTTGCCTTACTAGCAGGTGTAATTTGGGCAACAATGGGAGGGTTAGGAGTAGTTTTGGGAAGTCTGGGATTAACCCCCTATGAGATAGCGTTCAATAGGTTGTTTTTTGGTTTTTTATTGACGGCTATTTTTTTATGCAAAAAAGGGAAAGAAAAGTTAAAAATAGATAAAAAAGGGTTTGTATATATATTGATTATTGGAGTAATAACCCAGGCCTGTACAAATATATTTTATTATAACGCTGTGAATATATCAGGATCTATAGTAGCTACATTATTGATTTGTACAGGTCCTTTATTTACAATGATATTTTCAAGCTTTGTCTTCAAGGAAAAACTTACAAAATTTAATTTAATTTCGCTGGCTGTTACTCTGATCGGATGTATATTTGTAATAGTTAACGGAGATATAAAAAAAGTAAATTTTGATGTAGTTGGAATTGGTTTTGGTATTTTGTCAGGGATAACCTATGGTTTGTTTCCTATATTCAGTAAAAAATTAGAAGGGAAATATGACAGTGAGGTAATAACTTCATATGCTTTTGGTATAGGAGCTATAGTGGTATTTGCATTCTGTGATTTTGGAAATTTAGTGTCAGAATACAGCGACAACCATATAATAGCTACCTCTCTTTTATTGGGTCTGTTACCTACAGGAATTGCATTTTTCTTATTTTTAAAAGCAATAAACTATATTCCTGTGGTAAAAGCCAGTATCATCAGTTTGGTTGAGATACCTACAACAGCAATAATCGGTACATTATTTTTAAATGAGGTAATAACTGTCAGCGGGGCAGTGGGGATGTTTTTAGTCTTAGGAGGAATATGCATTTCAAAATTTAAATAG
- a CDS encoding dihydrofolate reductase family protein — MANYIYIATSLDGYIASEDGGLEWLNEFPNPTNSDYGFNDFMQRVDALVMGRNTYEKVLSFGQWPYTKKVFVLSSKLKEVPEELSDKVEIISGDIKAVTADLNKKGYVNLYIDGGKVIQSFLKEGLIDEMIITRIPILLGAGISLFGKLDKPVRFDEVETEILDDFLIKSHYKILSK, encoded by the coding sequence ATGGCAAATTATATTTATATAGCAACATCACTGGATGGTTATATTGCAAGTGAAGATGGTGGTCTTGAGTGGCTTAATGAATTTCCCAATCCCACTAACAGTGACTATGGTTTTAATGATTTTATGCAAAGGGTTGACGCTCTTGTTATGGGAAGAAATACCTATGAAAAAGTTTTATCATTTGGTCAATGGCCCTATACAAAAAAAGTATTTGTCCTTAGCAGTAAATTAAAAGAAGTTCCAGAAGAGTTAAGTGATAAAGTTGAAATTATATCAGGGGATATAAAAGCTGTTACTGCTGACTTAAATAAAAAAGGATATGTTAATTTATATATCGATGGGGGAAAAGTAATTCAAAGTTTCTTAAAAGAGGGGTTGATCGATGAAATGATAATTACGCGTATTCCGATTTTACTGGGAGCCGGAATTTCTCTATTTGGAAAATTAGATAAACCGGTTCGATTTGATGAAGTTGAGACAGAAATACTGGATGACTTTCTTATAAAGAGTCATTATAAAATCCTCTCAAAATAA
- a CDS encoding MerR family transcriptional regulator: protein MKNKILISEMAKKYNVSRPTLIYYDNIGLLSPRHDDATGYRYYSLGDMEKLEMILTLKETGLPLKIIKTFMENPSHKESIVLLKNQREIIQKKILEFQKLEILLDKRIHNFEQYEKVKFYEGIQLNYYEAMTFYAEPLNYLENAPLESAAKLLKSKLDRLPVSYGSIISKYGLCLSTDSLYNEDYENYSYVFDYLSDSVDDVKKLTSPSGYYVCSLHQGLITKTGDTIKKIINYIDTHQYSINDNCYIIPLIDSWATSCEDEYVSEILIPVIFN, encoded by the coding sequence ATGAAAAATAAAATTTTAATCAGTGAAATGGCTAAAAAATATAATGTGTCAAGACCGACGCTTATTTATTATGACAACATCGGCTTACTCTCTCCACGTCACGATGATGCCACCGGATATAGGTATTATTCCCTTGGTGATATGGAAAAACTTGAAATGATCCTCACACTGAAAGAAACTGGTCTGCCTCTTAAAATCATTAAAACTTTTATGGAAAATCCATCCCATAAAGAAAGTATAGTGTTATTGAAAAATCAAAGAGAAATAATTCAAAAAAAAATCCTTGAGTTCCAAAAACTGGAAATTCTTCTCGATAAAAGAATTCATAATTTTGAACAATATGAAAAAGTTAAATTCTATGAAGGGATACAATTAAACTATTATGAAGCTATGACTTTTTACGCTGAGCCACTGAACTACTTAGAAAATGCCCCACTAGAATCAGCTGCAAAATTATTAAAGTCAAAGCTGGATCGTTTACCAGTAAGTTATGGATCTATCATAAGTAAATATGGTCTTTGTTTGTCTACAGATTCTTTATACAATGAGGATTATGAAAACTACTCTTATGTATTTGATTATTTGAGCGATTCTGTAGATGATGTAAAAAAACTTACTTCTCCTTCTGGATATTATGTATGTTCACTTCATCAAGGGCTGATTACTAAAACTGGCGATACTATAAAAAAAATCATAAATTATATCGATACCCATCAATATAGTATTAATGACAATTGTTATATTATTCCATTAATTGACTCATGGGCTACTTCTTGTGAAGATGAATATGTGAGTGAAATTCTAATCCCGGTTATATTTAATTAA
- a CDS encoding polysaccharide deacetylase family protein, producing MNILMALSQLEVTGAEVYAVEIGEKLIDRGHNLYFVSDTLTKKNRGKYIPLAFNKRNIFQRFNQIIKLVKIIKQNKIDVVHAHSRASAWSTKIACKLTKTPFVTTVHGMQHVSKHRKRKQPIGCGYAVCENIQRDLIETFDVDPAAIKVLRNGIDLTKFKVSTPPNNSKKVISIIGRLSGPKADITYNLLANSIDLDRYTVNIIGGKDIPERFNSFKNKINFTGYIDNVYEFMAASDLVIGAGRVAMESLLMGRPTLAIGEAKEIGIIDADTVSMALASNFGDVGDRTSHNFDWDFIKSEIDHGVELNQTPTEVIDIIAENFNIHKIVDTLEKTYQMEWVGIKKYDIPVIMYHRVIQDIDTESGKHGTYVTIDQFRDHMTILKKGNYIPITFSDLASIPIHQRFEKKYIMLTFDDGYVDNYTYAFPILKEFGFKAVIYLVSDRTYNKWDVDLTDEKTFKMMNLPMLEEMRDSGLIEFGGHTLSHPRLSQLSNMEMKDEIFKDKEITEKKLNIKLNSFAYPYGDLDERAKRLVSEAGYPYAVATDSGSYCLSDDLFEIRRIGIFPTVTNFGYKRKINGNYNFIKIKRENKKQRDVASS from the coding sequence ATGAATATATTGATGGCATTATCTCAGTTAGAAGTTACAGGAGCTGAAGTATATGCAGTTGAAATAGGAGAAAAATTAATAGATAGGGGACATAATTTATATTTTGTTTCCGATACACTGACGAAGAAAAACAGGGGTAAGTATATCCCCCTTGCATTCAACAAGAGAAATATCTTTCAAAGATTTAATCAGATAATAAAATTAGTAAAAATCATAAAGCAAAATAAAATAGATGTGGTTCACGCCCACTCCCGTGCCTCGGCCTGGAGTACGAAGATAGCCTGTAAACTTACAAAGACTCCCTTTGTAACTACTGTTCATGGGATGCAGCATGTTTCCAAACACAGAAAAAGAAAGCAGCCCATTGGATGCGGGTATGCTGTCTGTGAAAATATCCAAAGAGACCTCATAGAAACCTTTGATGTAGACCCTGCTGCAATTAAAGTTCTCAGGAACGGGATAGATTTAACTAAATTTAAAGTTTCAACTCCTCCCAATAACTCCAAAAAAGTGATCTCTATCATTGGGCGTTTATCAGGCCCTAAAGCAGATATAACCTATAACCTGTTGGCTAACTCCATTGATTTGGATAGATATACTGTAAATATAATCGGTGGGAAAGATATCCCTGAAAGATTTAATAGTTTTAAAAACAAAATAAATTTTACAGGGTATATCGATAACGTCTATGAGTTCATGGCTGCTTCCGACCTGGTTATAGGAGCCGGAAGGGTAGCTATGGAAAGCTTACTCATGGGTAGACCTACTTTAGCCATTGGAGAAGCCAAAGAGATTGGTATTATAGATGCCGATACAGTATCTATGGCTTTAGCTTCTAATTTTGGAGATGTAGGAGACAGAACTTCCCATAATTTTGACTGGGATTTTATTAAGTCTGAGATAGATCACGGTGTAGAATTAAATCAGACTCCTACAGAAGTAATAGACATCATCGCAGAAAACTTCAATATTCATAAGATTGTGGATACGTTAGAAAAAACATACCAGATGGAATGGGTAGGGATAAAAAAATATGATATTCCTGTGATCATGTACCATAGAGTGATCCAAGATATAGATACAGAATCTGGAAAACATGGTACCTATGTGACCATCGATCAGTTCAGGGATCATATGACTATCTTAAAGAAGGGAAACTATATCCCTATTACTTTTAGTGACCTAGCTAGTATTCCCATCCACCAAAGGTTTGAAAAAAAATATATCATGCTGACTTTTGATGACGGTTATGTAGATAACTATACCTATGCATTTCCTATTTTAAAGGAATTCGGTTTCAAAGCTGTTATCTACCTGGTTTCTGACAGAACCTATAATAAATGGGATGTGGATCTAACCGATGAAAAAACCTTTAAAATGATGAATCTCCCTATGTTGGAGGAGATGAGAGACAGCGGTCTCATTGAATTTGGAGGACATACTCTCAGCCATCCCAGACTGTCTCAATTGAGTAACATGGAGATGAAAGATGAGATATTTAAAGATAAGGAGATTACCGAGAAGAAATTAAATATCAAACTGAACTCCTTTGCATACCCCTATGGTGACCTGGATGAGAGGGCTAAAAGATTAGTCAGCGAAGCTGGATACCCTTACGCTGTAGCTACTGACTCTGGTTCATACTGTCTCAGCGACGACCTCTTTGAGATCAGGAGGATAGGGATCTTTCCTACTGTTACAAATTTTGGATATAAAAGGAAGATCAACGGAAACTATAATTTTATCAAGATAAAGAGGGAAAATAAAAAGCAACGTGACGTTGCATCCAGTTAA
- the mnmG gene encoding tRNA uridine-5-carboxymethylaminomethyl(34) synthesis enzyme MnmG, translating to MHEFDVIVVGAGHAGCEAALASARMGMKTAIFSITLDNIGVMSCNPSIGGPAKSHLVKEIDALGGEMGRNIDKTFVQIRVLNTKKGPAVRSLRAQADKQSYHMEMKKTIENTENLDSIQGMVTELVVEDNKVVGIKTQEGVTYSAKTVIIAAGTFMRGLIHIGDKKFQGGRMGELPSNELPLSLKKAGLELGRFKTGTPPRIDFRSMNFDRLEEQPGNFEQLLKFSNRTLNEDVEGREQIPCYVTYTNPDVHNVITKNKSKSPLFNGTIEGTGPRYCPSIEDKVFRYQEKEKHHLFLEKEGYGTNEVYISGFSTSLPAEVQEKMVKNIYGLEEAKIMRYAYAIEYDYVLPEELQYSLETKKVENLFLAGQINGTSGYEEAAGQGLLAGMNAARKLQGKEPIILDRADSYLGTLVDDLVTKGTNEPYRMFTARSEYRLLLREDNADLRLSKIGYEAGLLDEATYNLVEKKKKDVLEIIEKLSLNLGSSNKRIAEVLIKKNSGDLKSGTTLLELLKRPRLDYKDIKYIAEIIDGFELGEYPEDTEYQVEVQVKYDGYIKKSLKMIEKHKALEERLIPKDFDYDVVSGITGEAKEKLIEKKPLNIGQASRISGVSPADISVLLMVLKIRGDK from the coding sequence ATGCATGAATTTGATGTAATAGTAGTAGGAGCAGGACATGCAGGTTGTGAAGCAGCCTTAGCATCTGCAAGAATGGGAATGAAAACAGCGATATTTAGTATAACTTTGGATAATATAGGAGTAATGTCTTGTAATCCGTCTATCGGAGGGCCTGCCAAATCTCATTTGGTAAAGGAGATAGATGCTCTCGGTGGAGAGATGGGGAGAAATATCGACAAAACTTTTGTACAAATAAGAGTTTTAAATACAAAGAAAGGACCAGCGGTAAGATCTCTCCGGGCTCAGGCCGATAAGCAGAGTTATCATATGGAGATGAAAAAAACTATAGAGAATACAGAAAATTTAGATTCTATCCAGGGAATGGTAACTGAGCTGGTAGTAGAGGATAATAAAGTTGTAGGTATAAAAACTCAAGAAGGAGTAACTTACTCAGCTAAGACAGTTATCATAGCGGCAGGAACGTTTATGAGAGGTCTTATCCATATTGGAGATAAAAAGTTTCAAGGTGGAAGGATGGGAGAATTACCGTCAAATGAACTGCCTCTATCACTAAAAAAAGCAGGATTAGAGTTGGGAAGATTTAAGACAGGAACTCCTCCAAGAATTGATTTTAGAAGTATGAACTTTGACAGGTTAGAGGAGCAGCCGGGGAATTTTGAACAACTTTTAAAGTTTTCCAATAGAACTTTGAATGAAGATGTGGAAGGAAGGGAGCAAATCCCGTGTTATGTAACATATACAAACCCAGATGTACACAATGTAATAACTAAAAACAAATCTAAGTCACCTCTATTTAACGGAACTATCGAGGGAACAGGGCCGAGATATTGCCCGTCTATCGAAGATAAGGTATTTAGATACCAGGAGAAGGAAAAACATCATCTGTTTTTAGAAAAAGAGGGTTATGGAACCAATGAAGTATATATAAGTGGATTTTCAACTTCACTTCCTGCAGAAGTTCAAGAGAAGATGGTAAAAAATATCTATGGATTAGAAGAGGCAAAGATCATGAGATATGCCTATGCCATAGAGTATGATTATGTGTTGCCTGAAGAATTACAATATAGTTTAGAGACTAAAAAAGTAGAAAATCTATTTTTAGCAGGACAAATCAATGGAACTTCTGGGTATGAAGAAGCTGCCGGGCAGGGACTTTTAGCCGGGATGAATGCAGCTAGAAAATTACAGGGTAAAGAGCCTATCATATTGGATAGAGCAGACTCATACCTAGGAACCTTAGTAGATGATCTGGTAACTAAGGGAACCAATGAACCATATAGAATGTTTACTGCTAGAAGTGAATACAGACTTCTTCTAAGAGAGGATAACGCTGATCTTAGACTTTCTAAAATAGGTTACGAAGCAGGATTATTAGATGAAGCGACTTATAACTTAGTAGAAAAGAAGAAAAAAGATGTTTTAGAGATCATTGAAAAATTATCTTTAAATTTAGGATCTAGTAACAAAAGAATTGCAGAGGTGTTGATCAAGAAAAATAGTGGGGACCTGAAATCAGGAACTACCTTGTTAGAACTATTGAAAAGACCTAGATTAGATTATAAAGATATTAAATATATCGCTGAAATTATAGATGGATTTGAATTAGGAGAATATCCTGAGGATACTGAATACCAGGTAGAGGTTCAGGTTAAATATGACGGGTATATAAAAAAATCATTAAAGATGATAGAAAAGCATAAAGCACTGGAAGAAAGATTAATTCCTAAAGATTTCGATTATGATGTAGTTAGCGGAATAACTGGTGAAGCCAAGGAAAAATTAATAGAGAAAAAACCTTTAAATATAGGGCAGGCTTCTAGGATATCTGGTGTATCCCCGGCAGATATATCTGTATTACTTATGGTTTTA
- a CDS encoding potassium transporter KtrB translates to MKKISFRRILPSKILVMSFIVIILIGTFFLSLPIAVKEGQDISILTALFTATSAVSVTGLSLVDVSMVFSPFGKSIILILIQLGGLGIMTFSTLVFTLIGKQISYQERKILKEDLNTYTIGGVIKFLKRIVLIVIGIEIIGAVFLTFGFASTMPLKKAMIYGIFHSVSAFCNAGFSLFSDSVVRYSGNMTVTLTIAILISLGGIGFAVINSTINYYKTGKKTYNLTSKLAISISLFLTLSGTIVFFVFERSNPGTIGNMGIIDALTNSFFQSVTTRTAGFNSIPMENLRPSTLFLFLILMFIGASPGSTGGGLKTTTFGIIMFYVMVVVRNEKDLVVSNRRVPWEVLHRAMAILIISLIYITVVVFLILMTNEMTSIKDLADAVLQGSVHGNAVVHTSNLTLDKVIFEVMSAFATVGVSQGITADLNVFGRILLILTMLIGRVGPLTFMLAFSEKIKVRSYKYPQENILIG, encoded by the coding sequence ATGAAAAAAATATCTTTTAGAAGGATACTACCGTCTAAGATTTTAGTGATGTCATTTATAGTTATAATACTTATAGGTACATTTTTTCTTTCACTGCCCATTGCAGTAAAAGAAGGTCAGGATATAAGTATTTTGACGGCATTATTTACAGCTACATCTGCAGTTTCAGTGACAGGCCTCTCATTGGTTGATGTAAGTATGGTTTTCAGTCCCTTTGGGAAATCGATAATATTGATATTGATCCAATTAGGCGGACTTGGAATAATGACTTTTTCAACATTAGTTTTTACCTTGATAGGGAAACAAATAAGTTACCAGGAGAGAAAAATATTAAAGGAGGACCTCAATACCTACACCATTGGAGGAGTAATAAAGTTTTTAAAGCGGATCGTGTTGATAGTAATAGGGATAGAGATCATAGGAGCTGTCTTTTTGACCTTTGGGTTTGCCAGTACCATGCCATTAAAAAAAGCTATGATATATGGAATATTTCATTCAGTATCTGCATTTTGTAATGCCGGATTCTCACTTTTTTCAGACAGTGTAGTCAGGTATTCTGGTAATATGACAGTGACCCTGACCATTGCAATCTTAATATCTTTAGGTGGAATTGGATTTGCAGTTATTAACTCTACTATAAACTACTATAAGACAGGTAAAAAAACATATAATTTAACTTCTAAATTAGCTATTTCTATCAGTCTTTTCTTAACTTTGAGTGGGACTATAGTGTTTTTTGTATTTGAAAGAAGTAACCCGGGAACCATCGGGAACATGGGGATAATAGATGCATTGACTAATTCTTTTTTTCAAAGTGTAACTACCAGAACAGCTGGATTTAACTCCATTCCAATGGAGAATTTGAGACCTTCAACACTGTTTTTATTCTTAATTTTGATGTTTATAGGAGCTTCACCTGGTTCTACAGGTGGAGGATTAAAAACTACAACTTTTGGGATAATAATGTTTTATGTAATGGTAGTTGTGAGAAATGAAAAGGATCTTGTTGTATCCAACAGGCGTGTTCCATGGGAAGTTTTACACAGGGCTATGGCTATCTTAATAATATCTTTAATATATATTACTGTGGTAGTATTTTTGATATTGATGACCAATGAGATGACCTCTATAAAAGATCTGGCAGATGCTGTCTTACAAGGATCTGTACATGGAAATGCTGTGGTACATACCAGTAACCTAACTTTAGATAAGGTTATCTTTGAAGTTATGTCAGCTTTTGCAACTGTAGGAGTATCCCAGGGAATAACAGCAGACCTGAATGTGTTCGGAAGGATATTATTAATTTTAACTATGCTGATAGGAAGAGTAGGACCCCTTACATTTATGCTGGCATTCAGTGAAAAAATTAAAGTTAGGTCCTATAAATATCCACAGGAAAATATACTTATAGGGTAA
- a CDS encoding HutD family protein translates to MKKKNLEETAGNRWSGGITKELYRDMKDFNIRISSASIEPGSSKFSDFSGYKRILIILENKVRLTRKNKIIDLYEDDTFFFDGKDEIRSENEKQVLDFNLIWNPLNIEVNVNKICGKNNLFTDENTFIFSLDNGSTFNLNNKDYVLDKYDFIEILDREYKNIKFKGKLITINWK, encoded by the coding sequence ATGAAAAAAAAGAATCTAGAGGAGACAGCAGGGAATAGATGGAGCGGCGGGATCACAAAGGAACTCTATAGAGATATGAAAGATTTTAATATAAGAATATCCAGTGCATCTATAGAACCTGGATCCAGTAAATTTTCAGATTTCTCAGGATATAAGAGGATCTTAATAATACTTGAGAATAAAGTGAGATTGACCAGAAAAAATAAAATCATAGATCTTTATGAAGATGATACTTTTTTCTTTGACGGGAAGGATGAGATAAGATCTGAAAATGAAAAACAAGTTTTAGACTTTAATTTGATATGGAATCCTCTAAATATAGAGGTCAATGTAAATAAAATTTGCGGTAAAAATAATTTATTTACCGATGAAAATACCTTTATATTCTCTCTGGATAATGGATCAACCTTTAATTTAAACAACAAGGATTATGTCTTAGATAAGTATGATTTTATAGAAATATTGGACAGGGAATATAAAAATATTAAATTTAAGGGTAAACTTATAACTATAAATTGGAAATAA
- a CDS encoding EI24 domain-containing protein: MLKEINFTFNNYMKAFKFIGQNKLKKFYLIPGIINIILIAIFYFLSRFIGGTLVEFAGKLLGGDLNSFIQFILKFIIYLTIFAIYYLVYKTLILIVLSPFLSYISERTESILTGKEFNFSFKDNLYFIKRGIVVTVKSFLREFVMTCIILLLFFIPLVNTAIPVLLFMVQSYYIGFSFIDYTLERHDFETGTTIIRKNYLFFLINGGLFTILLFIPLIGVFIAPLATVVATTTGTLELIEENKKG, translated from the coding sequence ATGCTAAAAGAGATTAATTTTACCTTTAACAACTATATGAAAGCATTTAAATTCATAGGCCAGAACAAACTAAAAAAGTTTTATCTTATTCCGGGAATCATCAACATAATCCTCATAGCTATATTTTATTTCTTGAGCAGATTTATTGGAGGGACTTTGGTAGAGTTTGCAGGTAAACTTTTAGGAGGAGACCTAAACTCGTTTATTCAGTTTATTTTAAAATTTATTATCTATCTGACAATTTTTGCTATCTATTATCTAGTTTATAAAACATTGATTTTAATTGTTCTTTCCCCATTTTTAAGTTATATATCAGAAAGAACTGAATCAATTCTTACAGGGAAGGAGTTTAACTTCAGCTTTAAAGATAATTTATACTTTATCAAAAGAGGTATAGTTGTTACGGTGAAGTCATTTTTAAGGGAATTTGTAATGACCTGTATCATCCTGCTTTTATTCTTTATTCCCCTTGTAAATACTGCTATCCCGGTATTGTTATTTATGGTACAGTCGTATTACATTGGATTTTCATTTATCGACTATACTCTGGAGCGGCATGATTTTGAGACAGGAACAACTATTATTCGTAAAAACTATCTATTTTTCCTGATCAACGGAGGGCTGTTTACAATATTGCTCTTTATTCCCCTCATAGGAGTATTTATAGCACCCTTAGCCACAGTAGTTGCTACAACAACGGGAACATTAGAATTGATTGAGGAGAATAAAAAGGGCTGA
- the pepT gene encoding peptidase T, producing the protein MSKLVERFINYVKFDTESDENSATCPSTEKQLKLAVFLKDEMIGLGLEEVTLDENGYLMATLPSNTDKDIPTFGFVAHMDTAPAFSGKDIKPKFVDYNGGDIVLNEEKNIVLSPNDFKELDSYIGETLITTDGTTLLGADDKAGIAEILTAMEYLMDHPEIKHGKIRIGFTPDEEIGRGANLFDVEKFGAEFAYTIDGGRLGEVEYENFNAASAKIKITGRSVHPGTAKDQLVNALQIGMELHNLLPVNQRPEFTEGYEGFYMLCEMSGDISGAKLDYIIRDHDMEKFLEKKEFIGQAVELLNKKYNNVIELELTDSYYNMKEKIEEKMEVFDIARDSMIELGIEPVIKPVRGGTDGARLSYMGLPCPNIFTGGHNFHGQYEYIPVSSMERAVEVIVKISENVAKR; encoded by the coding sequence ATGTCAAAACTAGTAGAAAGATTTATAAATTATGTGAAATTTGATACAGAATCAGATGAAAACTCAGCAACATGCCCGAGTACAGAAAAGCAATTGAAACTGGCTGTCTTTTTAAAAGATGAGATGATTGGATTGGGACTAGAAGAAGTAACATTGGATGAAAATGGATATTTAATGGCAACTCTGCCTAGTAATACCGATAAAGACATCCCGACTTTTGGTTTTGTAGCACATATGGATACTGCACCTGCATTTTCAGGAAAAGATATAAAACCTAAATTTGTAGATTACAATGGCGGGGATATAGTATTAAATGAGGAAAAAAACATAGTTCTGTCTCCTAATGATTTTAAGGAGCTGGATTCATATATAGGTGAGACTCTTATTACTACTGACGGGACTACTCTTTTAGGAGCAGATGACAAGGCTGGTATTGCTGAAATATTAACAGCTATGGAATATTTGATGGATCATCCTGAGATAAAACATGGAAAGATCAGAATAGGATTTACACCTGATGAGGAGATAGGAAGAGGAGCAAATTTATTTGATGTGGAAAAATTTGGAGCTGAATTTGCCTATACTATCGATGGTGGTAGATTGGGAGAGGTAGAATATGAAAACTTCAATGCTGCAAGTGCTAAGATAAAAATAACAGGTAGAAGTGTGCATCCAGGGACTGCTAAAGATCAGTTAGTCAATGCCCTTCAAATAGGAATGGAACTTCATAATTTATTACCGGTAAACCAGCGTCCTGAATTCACCGAAGGATATGAAGGGTTTTATATGTTATGTGAGATGAGTGGGGATATATCCGGTGCAAAGTTAGATTATATTATCAGAGATCATGATATGGAAAAATTCCTGGAGAAAAAAGAATTTATAGGTCAGGCTGTAGAACTATTGAATAAAAAATATAACAATGTTATTGAGTTAGAACTTACTGACAGTTATTACAATATGAAGGAAAAGATAGAAGAAAAGATGGAAGTCTTTGACATAGCCCGTGATTCTATGATTGAGTTGGGAATAGAACCTGTTATAAAACCTGTTAGAGGTGGAACAGATGGAGCTAGATTATCTTATATGGGACTGCCATGCCCTAATATATTTACAGGGGGTCATAATTTCCATGGGCAGTATGAATATATACCTGTTTCATCTATGGAAAGAGCTGTTGAAGTAATAGTGAAGATCAGTGAAAATGTTGCAAAAAGATAA
- a CDS encoding TrkA family potassium uptake protein has translation MKNYLVIGLGRFGSSIAQTLYEADSEVLAIDTNEELVQEAINNNLVDNALILDATDENALKEIGASNFDIAFIGIGSNIQASIMTTLNLKELGVKKIIAKAVSKSHGKVLKKIGADEVIYPEEYMGHRIAMLAMEPNMMEHMRFSKDFLLVEFKAPPSFLGKNLMELAVRDSYNINIVGIKKSNGELNSSPRATSVIEKGDTLLVITDSKTARELENLK, from the coding sequence ATGAAGAACTATTTAGTTATAGGACTAGGGAGGTTTGGATCGAGCATTGCACAGACACTCTATGAAGCTGATAGTGAGGTCCTGGCAATAGATACAAATGAGGAGTTGGTCCAGGAAGCTATAAATAATAATCTAGTGGATAATGCCCTGATACTTGATGCTACCGATGAAAACGCATTGAAGGAGATAGGTGCCAGTAATTTTGATATAGCCTTTATAGGAATAGGAAGTAATATTCAGGCAAGCATCATGACAACTTTAAATTTGAAGGAATTAGGTGTTAAAAAAATTATAGCCAAGGCAGTCAGTAAGAGTCACGGGAAAGTACTGAAAAAAATAGGTGCCGATGAGGTGATATACCCGGAAGAATATATGGGACATAGGATAGCTATGCTGGCTATGGAGCCTAACATGATGGAGCATATGAGATTTTCAAAAGATTTTTTATTAGTAGAGTTTAAAGCTCCTCCATCATTTCTGGGGAAAAATTTAATGGAATTAGCTGTAAGAGATTCATATAATATAAATATAGTGGGCATAAAAAAAAGTAATGGAGAACTGAATTCAAGCCCTAGAGCAACAAGTGTTATTGAAAAAGGTGATACACTCTTGGTTATCACTGATTCTAAAACAGCCAGAGAATTAGAAAATTTAAAGTAA